A stretch of DNA from Pseudomonadota bacterium:
ACACCCACTTGTTCAACCTGATAGGTTGCATTGGTCGCAACCATTCGAATTTTCTGATTTGCTTTTAAAACACCATCTTTAATGCGGACAAGGATCACGACACCTAAGTAAGGATCATACCAGCTATCAATTAAAAGTGCTTTTAAGGGGGCATTAAGTTCACCGACAGGGGGAGGAAGTCTTGTGACAATAGCTTCTAAGACATCTGGAATGCCGACGCCTGTTTTGGCAGAGATTAAAATAGCATCATGTGCTGGCAGCCCAATAACATCTTCAATTTGTGTTTTAATTCTCTCGGGTTCTGCTGCAGGAAGATCCACTTTATTTAAAACAGGAACAATTTCATGATTGTTATCAAGAGCAAGATACACATTTGCAAGCGTTTGTGCTTCAACGCCTTGACTTGCATCAACAACTAAAAGAGAGCCTTCACAGGCTGCAAGAGACCTGCTGACTTCATAAGCAAAGTCTACATGCCCAGGTGTATCCATAAGATTGAGCTCATAAACAAGTCCATCTTTGGCTTTATAGGTAAGGCGAACTGTTTGTGCTTTGATTGTTATTCCGCGCTCACGCTCTAGATCCATTGAATCAAGGATTTGATCCTTCATTTCCCGGTTTTCAAGGCCGCCACATGCCTCAATGAGACGATCGGCAAGCGTGGATTTCCCATGATCAATATGGGCAATAATTGAGAAATTTCGGATAAGAGAAAGAGGTGTTTGGGTCATGCTTTAATACTTTAAATACGTAAGGTGGCGTTCACAGTTTTTTGGGCAACCTCAATAATGTTTTGAGAAAGGTCCTTGATCTCAGAATCTTTAAGTGTTTCTTGATGAGGGCTTAAAACAATCCGAAGTGCAATTGATTTTTGAGAAGCAAGAAGCCCAACTCCTGTGTAGACATCAAACACTAAAACATTCTCAATAAGAGATTTATTAAGCGCATATATGGCATCAATCAGAGGCTGTATTTCTTCATTTTTTTCAAGGATGAATGCAAAATCCCGTGTGACTTTTGGATAAGGCGATAAAAATAAAGCTTTTTTAGAAGAAACGTATTTCGGAGAAGGAAGCGCGTCTAAAAAGATTTCAAATGCGAAAACTGGATTTTGGTCATCAAGATCAAAAGCTTTTACGATCGTTGGATGGAGGGCCCCAAAAAACCCAAGTAAACGTTTTGCTCCTTGGTAAAGAGCGCCGCTTCTATGGGGATGAAAATAAGAAGGGAGTGACTCTCTTTTAATTTGGAAAGATGTGGCAGACATCCCCCATGCTTCAAGAAGACTAAAGACATCCGCTTTGATATCAAAAAGATCAAAAGGCCGCATTTCTTTTTTCCAATGGAGAGGCGTTGTTTCTCCTTTTCGGATGCCAGAAAGTGTTAAAACTTGGTCATTTGGAGAGGCTCCTTTAAAAAGTGATCCAAGCTCAAATAAAGAAGCTGATGGAAAGCCCTGGTTTTGATTTTTAAGGCATACTTTTAAAAGACCTGGGAGCAAAGAAGGTCTTAAAATGGACATATCTTGGGAAATTGGATTTTCAAGTACAAGATCTTCTTTTTTTTCGTCAAAATAAGAGAATTCCTTTTCAGAAATAAAGGAATAGGTTACACATTCAAGAAATCCTCTTTGGGCGAGAAGACGTTTTAAAAAAATTTGTTTTTCTTGAAAGGGCGTTAAGAGTGACTCTCTTTCTAAAGTTTTTGAAAAGGGTGGAAGAGGAAGGTTAGGAATGTATTCAAATCCCTTAAGCCGTACGATTTCCTCAATAAGATCTTCTTCTTTTTCAATATCTGGTCGCCAAGACGGAATCTCAAAAGTCTGCGTTCCTGAGGTTTCTTGTTTGGGAATAAAGCCAAGGCGACATAAAATGTCTTTGGCTTCTTGAGATGAAATCTCAACCCCTGTTTTTTGAAAAATGTGGGTGTATGTTAAAGAAGCATGACGGGGGATATAAGGACTTGGATTAAGATCAATGATATGACTTATTGTTCCACCGCAAATATTTAGGATAAGACGAAGAGCTTCTTGGAATCCAAAAGAAAGACCTAAAGGATCCACGCCGCGTTCAAGTCGTTGACGTGCATCCGTTTGAATCATTAATTTTTGTCCAGTTCGAGCAATGATAATTGGGTCAAATAGGGCGCCCTCTAAGAATACATCTTGTGTTTCAAGTGTACAACTTGACGATAACCCTCCTAAAATTCCTGCTATACTTTGAATACCCGAGGTATCACTGATAACAAGCATAGAAGGATCAAGAGAATAGGTTTTTCCATTGAGCCCTTCAAAGCTTTCGGATGACTTTGCAAAGCGAACGGTAAGATCAGAGATTTTTTGAGCATCAAATACATGCAAAGGACGAGCAAACCCAATAGAAATATAATTTGTTATGTCGACAAGCGCAGAAATTGGAGTGAGACCTGCAGAAATGAGAAATGATTTAAGCCAAGAAGGGCTTTCACAATTTTTAACGTCTTTAATTAGGCATCCCATAAAACGAGAACAAGCATTTTGAGAAATAACCTTTGAATCCAATGTCACAGAAAGAGGGCTTTCAAAGGAGCCTTTCAGAGAAGGAAGAGGGGGCGTTTTTAAAACGCCTGCTTGTTTTGCCGAAAGATCCCGTGCAATTCCAAAAACTCCAAAACAATCGGGACGGTTGGGCGTAATTTTAAGATCAAAGAGAACTTCTCCAAAATTTGTAGCTTCTTTAAAAGAAACACCGGGTGTAAAAGAGCCAGAAAGTTCCATAATTCCGTCACTTTCCGTCGCAAGGCCGAGCTCTTTTTGAGAACAAAGCATTCCTTCACTTAGGACCCCACGGATTTCAGAAGATTTAAGAATTTGCCCCGTTGCAGGAATAAGAGTTCCTAAAGGGGCGTAAACTACCCAAATTCCGGGTCGTGCGTTAGGGGCTCCGCAGACGACCTTAGAGATATTTCTTTGTCCTAAATCAACATGACAAATCTTAAGGCGATCTGCATTTGGATGAGGAGATGTTTCGGTAATGTATCCAATTTTAAAAGGAGTAAGCAAGAGACTCTGATCATTGAGAGATTCAACCTCGAGTCCAAGATTGATAAGATACTCTGCAATTTCTTGAGGGGATAAAGAGGTGTCTAAGTATTGCTTGAGCCATTCGAAAGAAAATTTCATGGAACGACACTCCCAAAAAGAGAAGGGCTTGTTCCCCAAGAAAATCCATAGTGATTAAGCCACCTTAGGTCTCCTTCAAAAAAAGACCTCAAATCTGGAATTCCATATTTTAACATGGCAATTCTCTCAAGGCCCATTCCAAAAGCAAACCCTCCGATTTCAGAAGGATCCAATCCACAATTTGAAATAACATTGGGATGTATCATTCCACATCCAAGAATTTCAAGCCAATTATCGGCTTTTCCTAAAATAATTTTTCCATCTTTATGGCTATATCCAATATCAACTTCAGCAGAAGGCTCTGTAAAAGGAAAAAAACTAGGTCGAAGTCGTATTTCAAGTTCGGGCAAATTAAAGAAAAATTTTAAAAATTCTGTTAGGAGCCCTTTTAAATGTCCCATGTTTAAGCCTTTTTCAAGTGCAACGAGTTCAACTTGATGAAACATAGGTGTATGGGTATTATCGTAATCAGAGCGATAAACAGGCCCAATAGAAACAAAACGAAAGGGAGGTTTTTTAGTTTTGAATTGACGAATTTGAATATTAGAAGTGTGTGTTCTTAAGAGAAGGGGTTCTTTAGAGTTTTCAGGATTACGAGCTTTAAGATAAAAAGTATCATGCATTTGACGTGCAGGATGATGTTCTGGGATATTTAAGTCTCCAAAATTATGATCTGCAGTCTCGATTTCTGGTCCTTCTTCGAGAGAAAATCCTTGCTTTGTAAAAAAGGAAAGGACCTCTTCTTTCGCTTGCGTTAAAGGATGCACCTTGCCGGAAGGAGAAGGACGGATAGGAAGCGTAATGTCTTCCCAGGAGTCTTTTAAGGTCTCTTCTAGCGCCTGAGCTTCTAATATCTTTTTTTGAGTTTCGAGGGCTTGCGAAATTTTATCTTTGAAAATGTTTAAAAAAGCACCTTGGTTGCGTCTTTCTTCTGGACTTAAAGACATCATTGTCTTCATATGATCTGTTAGGATACCTTTTTTCCCTAAGATAGAAATACGGATGTCCTCTAAATCTGAGAGAGCTTGAGTTTTTTTTATATTCTGAAGAAAAGTTTCCAAAGCATCAGAATTTAAAATCAGGGATGAAGAAGACATCAGGATATTCCATTCTTAGTTTCAAGAAAAGTCTCTTAACTTTTATAGCAGGGTCTTTGTTTAAAAACGAGAGACAAAAAAGGGCACCCGCAGGCGCCCTTCTTTAATTATAAAGTCTTTAAGCTTTTTGGAGGGCTTTACGTACTTCTTCAACAACACCTTTAAAAGTCTCTTTTTCAGAAATGGCTAAGTCGGAAAGAACTTTACGGTCCATCTCAATCCCTGCTTTTTTAAGGCCAAATATAAATTGAGAATAAATCATTCCATATTCCCGGACAGCCGCATTGATGCGTTGAATCCAAAGAGCTCTAAATTCACGTTTCTTTGCCTTACGGTCTCGATACGCATATTGTAAACCTTTCTCAACTTTTTCAACAGCGACTCGGAAACAAGTACTTGAACGTCCTCTGTATCCTTTGGCCAGTTTTAAAATCTTTTTGTGACGCTTATGGGTGGTCACACCCCTTTTTACGCGTGCCATCTTTTTTCCCCCTTATCCGTTTGGAAGCATGTATTTCTTAACAACCTTGGCATCCATCTCTTTCATAATGGTCGCACCTCTGGCTGTTTGAATCATTTTCTGGGGACGTTTTGTCATTCCATGGCGTTT
This window harbors:
- a CDS encoding phenylalanine--tRNA ligase subunit beta, producing MKFSFEWLKQYLDTSLSPQEIAEYLINLGLEVESLNDQSLLLTPFKIGYITETSPHPNADRLKICHVDLGQRNISKVVCGAPNARPGIWVVYAPLGTLIPATGQILKSSEIRGVLSEGMLCSQKELGLATESDGIMELSGSFTPGVSFKEATNFGEVLFDLKITPNRPDCFGVFGIARDLSAKQAGVLKTPPLPSLKGSFESPLSVTLDSKVISQNACSRFMGCLIKDVKNCESPSWLKSFLISAGLTPISALVDITNYISIGFARPLHVFDAQKISDLTVRFAKSSESFEGLNGKTYSLDPSMLVISDTSGIQSIAGILGGLSSSCTLETQDVFLEGALFDPIIIARTGQKLMIQTDARQRLERGVDPLGLSFGFQEALRLILNICGGTISHIIDLNPSPYIPRHASLTYTHIFQKTGVEISSQEAKDILCRLGFIPKQETSGTQTFEIPSWRPDIEKEEDLIEEIVRLKGFEYIPNLPLPPFSKTLERESLLTPFQEKQIFLKRLLAQRGFLECVTYSFISEKEFSYFDEKKEDLVLENPISQDMSILRPSLLPGLLKVCLKNQNQGFPSASLFELGSLFKGASPNDQVLTLSGIRKGETTPLHWKKEMRPFDLFDIKADVFSLLEAWGMSATSFQIKRESLPSYFHPHRSGALYQGAKRLLGFFGALHPTIVKAFDLDDQNPVFAFEIFLDALPSPKYVSSKKALFLSPYPKVTRDFAFILEKNEEIQPLIDAIYALNKSLIENVLVFDVYTGVGLLASQKSIALRIVLSPHQETLKDSEIKDLSQNIIEVAQKTVNATLRI
- the pheS gene encoding phenylalanine--tRNA ligase subunit alpha codes for the protein MSSSSLILNSDALETFLQNIKKTQALSDLEDIRISILGKKGILTDHMKTMMSLSPEERRNQGAFLNIFKDKISQALETQKKILEAQALEETLKDSWEDITLPIRPSPSGKVHPLTQAKEEVLSFFTKQGFSLEEGPEIETADHNFGDLNIPEHHPARQMHDTFYLKARNPENSKEPLLLRTHTSNIQIRQFKTKKPPFRFVSIGPVYRSDYDNTHTPMFHQVELVALEKGLNMGHLKGLLTEFLKFFFNLPELEIRLRPSFFPFTEPSAEVDIGYSHKDGKIILGKADNWLEILGCGMIHPNVISNCGLDPSEIGGFAFGMGLERIAMLKYGIPDLRSFFEGDLRWLNHYGFSWGTSPSLFGSVVP
- the rplT gene encoding 50S ribosomal protein L20, which produces MARVKRGVTTHKRHKKILKLAKGYRGRSSTCFRVAVEKVEKGLQYAYRDRKAKKREFRALWIQRINAAVREYGMIYSQFIFGLKKAGIEMDRKVLSDLAISEKETFKGVVEEVRKALQKA
- the rpmI gene encoding 50S ribosomal protein L35 — its product is MPKMKTRSSAKKRFRLNAAGKVKMGPACKRHGMTKRPQKMIQTARGATIMKEMDAKVVKKYMLPNG